In the genome of Corynebacterium glucuronolyticum DSM 44120, the window CGGAACCATGAGGATGACCAGCGCCAGGGACACTGCCATACCGGAACGGTCGAACCCGAACAGGACGACCCAGAAAGAGTAGATGAACAGAGCGGCGACGATGGAGGGAACACCGGTCAGGATATCGACCATGAAGGTGGTAACCCGGCCAAGTCGTCCACCCTGGGAGTATTCCACAAGGTAGATGGCGGTAAAGATACCAATCGGGATGGACAGAGCGGACGTAATCGCCACCTGAACGAACGTACCGATGATAGCGTGCTTTGCACCGCCACCGGGGAGGATGGCCATGGCCTGCGACATGTCCTTCGTCCACCAATCTGCCTGCGTAATGACGGGAAAACCGTAGCGGAAGACGTCGAAAAGCACCCAAATAAGCGGGATCATGGCGAGCGCCATGGCGAGGGTGATGATCACCGTGGCCGCGTGGTTAGCAACCTTGCGACCACCCGAAA includes:
- the pstA gene encoding phosphate ABC transporter permease PstA, encoding MTNTATQQKTPATSAFTPISGGRKVANHAATVIITLAMALAMIPLIWVLFDVFRYGFPVITQADWWTKDMSQAMAILPGGGAKHAIIGTFVQVAITSALSIPIGIFTAIYLVEYSQGGRLGRVTTFMVDILTGVPSIVAALFIYSFWVVLFGFDRSGMAVSLALVILMVPVIIRNTEEMLRVVPQGLREASYALGVPKWKTIAKIVLPTALSGIVTGVMLAIARVMGESAPVLILVGMTSSVNWNAFDGNQSSLPLFMLEMYKSGSSGPMMDRMWGAALTLIILIGALYLLARFISARYSVKK